A region of the Nevskiales bacterium genome:
CGCTGGAATTCCTGATGAACGCCCTGCGCCTGAACGAGGGCTTTGCGCCGGCGGATTACCCGGCGCGCACCGGGCTGGCGCTGGACAGCCTGCAGCCCGCACTGGATCGGGCGCTGGCGCGCGGCCTGGTGGAGCAGCGCGACGGACGGCTGCTGGCCTCAGCCCTGGGCCGGCGTCACCTGGACGGGCTGCTGGCCCTGTTCCTGCCGGAACAGCCGCGCAGCTCGCCGCTTGCCCGCCCGGCGGCCGTTCTTTAAACTACGCCCCCTTTCATGTGCTTCGCACAGGCACAGGCCCGCCTCCGCGGGCCTAACCCCACCAAGCAAGAAGGCAAGAGGTCCTGCATGAAGGCCGACGTCCACCCGCAGTACAGCGAAGTCAAGGTGACTTGCAGCTGCGGCAACAGCTTCACCACCCGCTCCACCCTGGGCCGGCCCGATCTGCACATCGAAGTCTGCTCGCAGTGTCACCCGTTCTACACCGGCAAGCAGAAGATCGTGGACACGGGCGGCCGCGTGGACAAGTTCCGCAAGCGCTACGCCAAGTCCTAAAGCCACTCCCCATCGGTACCCGCAACGGCCCGCCAGACGGGCCGTTGCCGTTTCCGGGCTGACGCAAACACGCGCCACGGTGGTCTAATACGGGTATGAACACCCCCCACCTCCTGCTCGGCGCGGCCGCCTTCACGGTCATGGGCGCAGTGGTCACCCTGGCGGCCGCCTGCGCCACCAATCCCGTCAGTGGCACGCCGGAAGTCGTGCTGATGAGCGAGGAGGACGAACTGCAGATCGGCCGGGAACTGGATCGCCGCATCCAGGCGCAGGAATCGATGCTGGAGAACGAGCGTCTCCAGCAATACGTGCAGCAGGTGGGCGAGCGCGTCGCCGCCGGCAGCCACCGCAGCGAGCTGATCTACCGCTTCCGCGTGATCGACCGCCCGCAGGTCAACGCCTTCGCCCTGCCCGGCGGCTATATCTATATCTACCGCGGCCTTTTGGCCTACATGAATTCCGAGGCCGAGCTGGCGGCGGTGCTGGGCCACGAGATCGGCCACGTCACCGCCCGGCATACGGTGCGCCAGCATCGCAACGCCACGCTGGCCTCGCTGCTGGTGCAGATCATCGCCGCCCGCTCCGGCACACCCTACGCCGGCGACATCGCCAACCTGCTCGGCGCCGCCTTCGTCGCCGGCTACGGCCGCGAGCTCGAGCTGGAAGCCGACGGCCTCGGCGCCGACTACCTGGCGCGCGCCGGCTACGAAGTCGATGCCATGCTGCGCGTGATCGACATCCTCAAGTACCAGGAGGAATACGCCAAATCCCGCGCCCAGGCCGAAGGCCGCAAGCCGGTGACCTATCACGGCGTGTTCGCCACCCACCCGAAGAACGATACGCGCCTGCAGGAAGTGGTGGCGGCCGCGCGCAAGGCGCGCGAAGTCCAGAACCCGCGCGTAGGCCGCGACGAGTTCCTGACGCAGATCGAGGGGATGACCTACGGCTTCAGCGAGAAGGAAGGCATCCCGCGCGGCAACCGCTTCTACCACCGGCGGCTCAACTTCAGCTTCGCCTATCCCGAGGGCTGGCTGATCGAGAACGAAACCGGCCGCGTGCTGGGCTATGCGCCGCAGGGCGCGGCCGAAATCCAGCTCACGGTCGAGGATCTCAACAAGCGCATCCCGCCGGGCGAGTTCGCGCGCGAGCGACTCAACATGGGCGACCTGCGCGAGGAGAAGACCTTCGAGGTCAACGGCCTGACCGCCTACAGCGCGCTGGCGCCGAAGGGCGTGTTCAACCGCTGGAACGCCCGGCTCGGCATCGTCTATCACGAGGGCCGCGCCTATGTGTTCTGGGGCGAACCCAAGGACGGCAAGGAGCCACCGGGCTTCGGCGAGCACTTCGACGCCACCCTGCGCAGCTTCCACCCGCTGCGGCCGGAGGAACTGGACGCGGCGCGCGAGTGGCGCATCCGGCTGGTCAAGGCGGACGGCAAGACCCGCTATCGCGAGCTGGCGCGGCAGTCTCCGCTGGGCGCCGACGCCGAAGCCCAGCTGCGCCTGCTCAACCAGCAATATCCCGAGGGCGAGCCGCAGGCCGGGCAGGTACTCAAGATCGTGTACTGAGACCGCGCAGTTCATTGGCATACGGGGGCGTACGGCCTATAATTCCGCCCCTGCGCAAGGGGGCGCCTCGCACCCACGCACGCGCCCGACCCCATGACCGAAGACATCGAAAAACAGGCCGCGCTCGACTATCACGCCAAGCCGCGGCCCGGCAAGCTCGGCATCGCCGTCACCAAGCCCTTCACCACCCAGGACGAGCTGTCGCTGGCCTATTCGCCGGGCGTCGCGGTGCCGGTCGAGGCGATCGCCGCCAATCCCGAGGACGCGTTCCGCTACACCTCCAAGGGCAACCTGGTGGCGGTGATCTCGGACGGCAGCGCCATCCTCGGGCTCGGCAACCTGGGCGCGCTCGCCTCCAAGCCCGTCATGGAAGGCAAGGCGGTGCTGTTCAAGAAGTTCGCCGACATCGACGTGTTCGACATCGAGGTCGCGACCCAGGACCCGGAGCGCTTCATCGAGACGGTGGTCAACATCGCGCCGACCTTCGGCGGCATCAACCTCGAGGACATCGCTGCGCCGCACTGCTTCCGGATCGAGCAGGCCCTGATCGAACGGCTGGACATCCCGGTCTTCCACGACGACCAGCACGGCACCGCAATCGTGCTGGCCGCCGGACTGCTCAACGCGCTGGAGCTGCAGCGCAAACACCTCGGCGAGGTGCGCATCGTCTGCGTCGGCGCCGGCGCCGCCGGCATCGCCTGCATGAACCTGCTGCTGGCGCTGGGCGCGCAGCGCCAGAATATCTTCCTGCTCGACCGCAAGGGCGTGATCCACGAAGGGCGTGAGGACCTCGACCGCCCGGGCAACGAGCTCAAGCGCCAGTTCGCCTGCCGCACGGATGCGCGCACGCTGGCCGATGCCCTGCGCGGCGCCGACGTGTTCATCGGCCTGTCCGGGCCGAACCTGGTCTCGCAGGACATGGTGAGGAGCATGGCGCCGCGGCCGATCGTGCTGCCGATGTCGAACCCCGACCCGGAGATCCTGCCGGAGCAGATCACCGCGGCCCGCAGCGATGCCATCATCGGCACCGGCCGCAGCGACTACCCGAACCAGGTCAACAACGTGCTCGGCTTCCCCTACATCTTCCGTGGCGCCCTCGATGTACGCGCGCGGCGCATCAACACCGCGATGCACCTGGCCGCGGTGGAGGCGCTGCGCGCGCTGGCCAAGCTGCCGGTGCCGAGCGCGGTGCTGGAGGCCTACGACCTCGAGAGCCTCGGCTTCGGGCCCGACTACATCATCCCGAAGCCGCTGGACCCGCGGCTGATCGAGGTCGTGCCGCCGGCGGTGGCGCGCGCGGCGATCGACACCGGCGTCGCGCGCGGCGCCTATCCGCGGCACTACCCGGCGCTGGACGCGCGCGCGGTCAAGACGGCAACATGAGCGGCCGGACCCGTCACGCTCGGATCCCCGGCCTCGCAGGCATCAGGAGAACAGCAGCATGAGCAGCAAGGGCTACACCCTGGGCAACCCGACCACGGGCGCGCAATCGGAACTGCCGGTGATCACCGGCACGCTGGGGCCCGCGGCCGTGGATGTCGGCAAGGTTTACGCACAGCAAGGCATCTTTACTTACGACCCAGGCTTCACCTCCACCTGCAGCTGCAACAGTGCCATCACCTACATCGACGGCGACCAGGGCATCCTGCTCTACCGCGGCTACCCGGTGGACCAGCTGGCGGAGAAGTCCAGCTTCATCGAGGTCGCCTACCTGATCCTGTACGGCGAGCTGCCGAACAAGGCGCAGCTGGAGGAGTTCGACACCGCCATCCGCCGGCACACGATGCTCAACGAGAACGTGCTGGGCTTCTTCAAGGGCTTCCACTACGACGCGCACCCCATGGCCATGCTGACCGGCCTGGTCGGCTCGATGTCGGCCTTCTACCACGACACCACCAACAACAAGAACCCGCAGCACCGCGAGATCTTCGCGCGGCGCATGATCGCCAAGATCCCGACCATCGCCGCGGCGGCCTACAAGCATTCGATGGGCCAGCCGTTCGTCTATCCGCGCAACGACCTCGACTACTGCTCCAACTTCCTGCGCATGATGTTCGCGGTGCCGGCCGAGGAATACGTGGTCAACCCGGTCGCGGCGCGGGCGCTGGACGTGCTGTTCATCCTGCACGCCGACCACGAGCAGAACGCCTCCACCTCCACGGTGCGCATGGCCGGTTCCACCGGCTGCAACCCCTACGCCGCCATGGCCGCCGGCATCGCCGCGCTGTGGGGCCCGGCGCACGGCGGCGCCAACGAGGCGGTGCTCAAGATGCTGGGCGAGATCGGCCGGCCGGAGAACGTGCCGGCCTTCGTCGCCAAGGTCAAGGACAAGAACAGCGGCGTGCGGCTGATGGGCTTCGGTCACCGCGTGTACAAGAACTTCGACCCGCGCGCCAGGATCATCCGCGAGCAATGCCACAAGGTGCTCAAGGCGCTCGGCGTCAGCGACCCGCTGCTGGAGCTGGCCATGCTGCTGGAGGAAGTCGCCCTGAAGGACGAGTATTTCGTCAGCCGCAAGCTCTACCCGAACGTGGACTTCTACTCCGGCATCATCTACAAGGCGCTCGGCATCCCGGTGAACATGTTCACGCCGATGTTCGCCATCGCGCGCACCGTCGGCTGGGCCGCGCACTGGATCGAGATGGTGGCCGATCCCAACATGCGCATCGCGCGCCCGCGGCAGATCTACGTCGGCGCCACCGAGCGCGATTACCTGCCAATAAGCAAGAGAAAGTAACCCCTGGGCTTTTCTCAGCTGGGCGGCCGGGATCTTGTTATTGAGGGTAGGCCCGCGGATGCGGGCCTATACCCATGACTAACCGAACAGCGCCGGTTCTTCCTCTTCCTGCAGCAGTTCCTCGACCTCGTGCAGCGCGGCGCGCTGCATGGGCAGCCCATCCACCGGGCTGCAGGGCGCCTGGCGCAACCCGTCCAGCGGGAACACCGCTGCCTCGAAGCCGACGCCGTCGGCGCTGAAACGGTACACCGGCTGGTAGCGGTATTCCTCGCCGCGCAGGCGGAAGCGTTTCTGATCCAGCCGGCACTCGATGCCACGCCCTTCCAGGTACAACTGCAGACTCTCGCCGTACTCGGTAAACAAGTGCAGCTGCACGTCGCTGTGCTCGGTGGCCGAACCGCTCAGCACCGGGCCCACCAGCCGCGGCTGGAAGGCCTCGAGCCGGCGCATGGCCGCGCAGGCGGCCTCACGCAGCCGCCGCAGGTGCGAGCGGTGCCGCGCGCCGCCAAACAGGCGCTGGCGGTGGCGCAGCGCAGACTCGATCTCGTCGTTGGCAGGCAGGTTGCGGAAATCACGCAGGCCACAGCGCTCGGCGGCCTTGTGCTTGGCGAGACGAAAGTCGGAGATGCCCTGCTCGCTGATGATGCGCGCCGCCTCCTCGGCCACGCGCTGGCGCAGGTCAGTGAAGTGGCGTCGGCTCATGGCGGCGATCCGGCGCGGCGCCCACCGATCGGGGCTGAGCGGACGTTAACAGGAAAGTTCGCGCCCTGCCAAGCCGCTGTCTCAGAACAGCTCGTCGACGCGGCCGCCACCGGACGCCGGCGCCAGATTGGGGCCTTCGCCGCTGGCGCTGCCGGCCCCCGGCACCCGGTCCTCGGGGAAGGTCTCGAAGATGGCCTCGTCGCTGGTGCTGCTGTCCTGCAGCCCGCTGCCGCGGTTGATGCGCACCGTCACCAGGCCGTCCGGACGCGGCAGCTCGGCCGGCGGGCTGTCCTTGAGCACCTCGCCCATGAAGCGGATCCACATGGGCAGCGCGGCGCGGCCGCCGGTTTCCTGCTTGCCCAGCGACTGCAGCTGGTCGAACCCGACCCAGCAGGTGGCGACCAGGTCGGCGTTGTAGCCGCTGAACCAGGCGTCGTTGACGTCGTTGGTGGTGCCGGTCTTGCCGGCCAGGTCGGTGCGGTTGAGCACCTTGGCGGCGGTGGCGGTGCCGCGCTCGATGACGTCGCGCATCATGCTGGTCATGAGGTAGGCCGTCTGCGGGCTGATCACGCGTGGCACCGGTGGTTCGGGGCAGTCGAGGCATACCACCTTGGGCTGCGCCTGGAACAGTACCTGGCCATCGGCGCCCTTGATCTGCTCGATGTAGTAGGGCTGGATCAGGAAACCGCCGTTCGCGAACACGGCGTAGGCGCGCGCCAACTCCAGCGGCGTGAGGGTGGCCGTGCCCAGCGACATCGACAGGTCGCGCGGGACCCGTTCGCGCGGCAGGCCGAAGCGCAGCGCGAAGGCGTGACCGTATTCGGGTCCGATCGCCATCAACAGACGAATCGTGACCAGGTTACGCGAATAAGTGAGCGCTTCGCGCAGACGCGTGGGCCCGTAGAACTTGCCGCTGTAGTTCTCCGGTCGCCAGGCTTCGGGCATGCCCGGCGCGTCGAACACCACCGGGGCGTCGTTGATGATGCTGGCCGGCGTGAAGCCTTTTTCCAGGGCTGCGGCATAGACCAGCGGCTTGAAGGCCGAGCCCGGCTGGCGCAGCGCCTGCACGGCGCGGTTGAACTTGCTGGCCTGGAAGTCGAAACCGCCGACCAGTGCCTCGAGCGAACCATCGCGCGGGTCCAGCGCCACCAGTGCACCCTGCACCCTTGGCCACTGCGACAGCTGCCACGGTGACTCTTCCTTGTCGCCGGCGATCACGCGCACGATGTCGCCGCGCTTCAAGCGGCGGCCCGTACCCGGCCCGGCCCAGGCATAGCCGGCACTGCCCAGCAGCACCTTGCCGCGGCCGCGCACGTGCAGCCTGACCGTATCGCCGGGTTCCAGGACCACGGCCGGCAGCAGGCCGGCCACCACACGGCGATCGGCCAGGGCCTCCTCCAGCGCTTGCTCATCTTCCTGCTTGTCCAGATCGAGGTGTCCCTCGGCGCCGCGGTAGCCGTGCCGGCGCTCGTACTCCAGCAGCGCTTCGCGCAGGGCCCGGTTGGCGGCCTGCTGGCGCGGGGTGGTGACGGTCGTGACCACGCTGTAGCCGTCGGTATAGGCGCGCTCGCCGAAGCGCGACACCATCTCGGCGCGCACCATTTCCGCAACGTAATCGGCCTCCACCAGGCTCGGGCCGCGCAGCCGGATCTGCACGCGGATCGGCTCCTGCAGCGCCTGCTCGAGCTCGGCCTTGTCGATGAAGCCGAGGTCGCGCATGCGGCGCAGCACGTAGTCACGCCGCAGGCGCGCGCGCTCGGGATCGGCGACGGGGTTGAAGCGGGATGGCGCCTTGGGCAGGCCGGCGATCATGGCCATCTGCGCCAGGCTGAGGTCCTTGACCTCGCGGCCGTAATAGATCTGGGCC
Encoded here:
- a CDS encoding malic enzyme-like NAD(P)-binding protein, which translates into the protein MTEDIEKQAALDYHAKPRPGKLGIAVTKPFTTQDELSLAYSPGVAVPVEAIAANPEDAFRYTSKGNLVAVISDGSAILGLGNLGALASKPVMEGKAVLFKKFADIDVFDIEVATQDPERFIETVVNIAPTFGGINLEDIAAPHCFRIEQALIERLDIPVFHDDQHGTAIVLAAGLLNALELQRKHLGEVRIVCVGAGAAGIACMNLLLALGAQRQNIFLLDRKGVIHEGREDLDRPGNELKRQFACRTDARTLADALRGADVFIGLSGPNLVSQDMVRSMAPRPIVLPMSNPDPEILPEQITAARSDAIIGTGRSDYPNQVNNVLGFPYIFRGALDVRARRINTAMHLAAVEALRALAKLPVPSAVLEAYDLESLGFGPDYIIPKPLDPRLIEVVPPAVARAAIDTGVARGAYPRHYPALDARAVKTAT
- the rpmE gene encoding 50S ribosomal protein L31, translating into MKADVHPQYSEVKVTCSCGNSFTTRSTLGRPDLHIEVCSQCHPFYTGKQKIVDTGGRVDKFRKRYAKS
- a CDS encoding M48 family metalloprotease — protein: MNTPHLLLGAAAFTVMGAVVTLAAACATNPVSGTPEVVLMSEEDELQIGRELDRRIQAQESMLENERLQQYVQQVGERVAAGSHRSELIYRFRVIDRPQVNAFALPGGYIYIYRGLLAYMNSEAELAAVLGHEIGHVTARHTVRQHRNATLASLLVQIIAARSGTPYAGDIANLLGAAFVAGYGRELELEADGLGADYLARAGYEVDAMLRVIDILKYQEEYAKSRAQAEGRKPVTYHGVFATHPKNDTRLQEVVAAARKAREVQNPRVGRDEFLTQIEGMTYGFSEKEGIPRGNRFYHRRLNFSFAYPEGWLIENETGRVLGYAPQGAAEIQLTVEDLNKRIPPGEFARERLNMGDLREEKTFEVNGLTAYSALAPKGVFNRWNARLGIVYHEGRAYVFWGEPKDGKEPPGFGEHFDATLRSFHPLRPEELDAAREWRIRLVKADGKTRYRELARQSPLGADAEAQLRLLNQQYPEGEPQAGQVLKIVY
- a CDS encoding citrate synthase; the encoded protein is MSSKGYTLGNPTTGAQSELPVITGTLGPAAVDVGKVYAQQGIFTYDPGFTSTCSCNSAITYIDGDQGILLYRGYPVDQLAEKSSFIEVAYLILYGELPNKAQLEEFDTAIRRHTMLNENVLGFFKGFHYDAHPMAMLTGLVGSMSAFYHDTTNNKNPQHREIFARRMIAKIPTIAAAAYKHSMGQPFVYPRNDLDYCSNFLRMMFAVPAEEYVVNPVAARALDVLFILHADHEQNASTSTVRMAGSTGCNPYAAMAAGIAALWGPAHGGANEAVLKMLGEIGRPENVPAFVAKVKDKNSGVRLMGFGHRVYKNFDPRARIIREQCHKVLKALGVSDPLLELAMLLEEVALKDEYFVSRKLYPNVDFYSGIIYKALGIPVNMFTPMFAIARTVGWAAHWIEMVADPNMRIARPRQIYVGATERDYLPISKRK
- a CDS encoding penicillin-binding protein 1A → MLKIGLWLGGLCLAVLALGWLALISATLVFSPFLPDAAELQQVQLNVPLRIYTRDGVMIGEYGSERRAPMAYQDLPQRLIQAFLAAEDDRFFHHPGFDYRGLLRAALNLAVTGEKTQGGSTITMQLARNFFLGSERTYTRKLKEILLATKIEREFTKEKILELYLNKIYLGNHAYGVGAAAQIYYGREVKDLSLAQMAMIAGLPKAPSRFNPVADPERARLRRDYVLRRMRDLGFIDKAELEQALQEPIRVQIRLRGPSLVEADYVAEMVRAEMVSRFGERAYTDGYSVVTTVTTPRQQAANRALREALLEYERRHGYRGAEGHLDLDKQEDEQALEEALADRRVVAGLLPAVVLEPGDTVRLHVRGRGKVLLGSAGYAWAGPGTGRRLKRGDIVRVIAGDKEESPWQLSQWPRVQGALVALDPRDGSLEALVGGFDFQASKFNRAVQALRQPGSAFKPLVYAAALEKGFTPASIINDAPVVFDAPGMPEAWRPENYSGKFYGPTRLREALTYSRNLVTIRLLMAIGPEYGHAFALRFGLPRERVPRDLSMSLGTATLTPLELARAYAVFANGGFLIQPYYIEQIKGADGQVLFQAQPKVVCLDCPEPPVPRVISPQTAYLMTSMMRDVIERGTATAAKVLNRTDLAGKTGTTNDVNDAWFSGYNADLVATCWVGFDQLQSLGKQETGGRAALPMWIRFMGEVLKDSPPAELPRPDGLVTVRINRGSGLQDSSTSDEAIFETFPEDRVPGAGSASGEGPNLAPASGGGRVDELF